A window of Fictibacillus halophilus contains these coding sequences:
- a CDS encoding beta-ketoacyl-ACP synthase III has product MNAGIIGMGSYIPEKILANSDLEKMVDTSDEWIRTRTGIVERRIAEESVKTSHMARYAAEEALKDAGITAEDIDLIVVATVTPDNPFPSVACQLQESLGAKNAVGMDVSAACAGFIYGLVVGKQFIETGTYKNVLVVGAEKLSKITDWKDRNTAVLFGDGAGAAILSSVSEGRGILSFELGSDGTGAKHLYQNEFIHMNGREVFKFAVRQMGESSLNVVHKAGLSKEDVDFLIPHQANIRIMEASRERLELPKEKMVMTIDKFGNTSSASIPMALKEALKDGRIKEDHTIVLVGFGGGLTWGAVALRWGR; this is encoded by the coding sequence ATGAATGCAGGAATCATAGGGATGGGAAGCTATATCCCTGAAAAAATTCTAGCGAACTCCGACCTGGAAAAGATGGTTGATACTAGTGACGAGTGGATTCGAACTCGTACTGGAATCGTCGAACGCAGAATTGCAGAAGAATCAGTAAAAACGTCTCATATGGCTAGATATGCTGCGGAAGAAGCACTAAAAGATGCTGGCATCACTGCAGAAGATATTGATCTTATCGTTGTAGCGACGGTTACACCAGACAATCCATTTCCATCAGTTGCCTGTCAATTGCAAGAATCGTTAGGTGCAAAGAACGCTGTAGGAATGGACGTTAGTGCTGCGTGTGCAGGGTTTATTTATGGTTTGGTCGTTGGAAAGCAGTTCATCGAAACAGGAACGTATAAGAATGTTCTAGTTGTTGGTGCTGAAAAGCTATCTAAGATAACAGATTGGAAAGATCGTAATACAGCTGTCCTTTTTGGAGACGGAGCTGGAGCGGCTATACTTTCTAGTGTTAGTGAAGGCAGAGGAATCCTTTCTTTTGAGCTAGGTTCAGACGGAACAGGAGCAAAACATCTATATCAGAATGAATTTATTCATATGAACGGCAGAGAAGTTTTTAAGTTTGCCGTGCGTCAAATGGGCGAATCTTCCTTGAATGTCGTTCATAAAGCTGGATTGTCAAAGGAAGATGTTGATTTTTTAATTCCGCATCAAGCGAATATTAGAATCATGGAAGCTTCTCGAGAACGTCTAGAGCTTCCAAAAGAAAAAATGGTTATGACGATCGACAAGTTTGGCAATACCTCATCAGCTTCCATACCGATGGCATTAAAAGAAGCACTGAAAGATGGTAGAATAAAAGAAGATCATACAATCGTACTTGTTGGATTTGGTGGAGGATTGACTTGGGGTGCTGTAGCACTTCGTTGGGGCCGATAA